One window of Thermoanaerobaculia bacterium genomic DNA carries:
- a CDS encoding ATP-dependent DNA ligase translates to MTLPIRPPYPPMEALLVDGIPEGEGWQYEPKWDGFRCLAFRDGKKLDLQSKSGQPLGRYFPEVEGALLALSPGKFVLDGEIVIPAGDGLSFDDLLLRIHPAESRIRRLAKETPAALIVFDLLVGEDGASLVDRPLKDRRRRLESFAKKNFRRGKGLFLSPATRDAKRAKEWFRMVGGGLDGVVAKAIDVEYRSGERSGMQKIKSLRTADCVVGGFRYASKGREVGSLLLGLYDDDGKLHHVGFTSGLKGDRADLTKLLERLVRPPGFTGRAPGGPSRWSTERSADWKPLQPKLVVEVRYDAFSGGRFRHGTKLLRWRPDKAPKQCTMKQVRLESRSASLLL, encoded by the coding sequence GTGACGCTTCCGATTCGCCCTCCGTACCCGCCGATGGAAGCCCTCCTCGTCGACGGGATCCCGGAAGGGGAGGGTTGGCAGTACGAGCCGAAGTGGGACGGGTTCCGCTGCCTCGCCTTCCGCGACGGGAAGAAGCTCGATCTGCAGTCGAAGAGCGGGCAGCCGCTGGGCCGGTATTTTCCGGAGGTGGAGGGGGCGCTCCTCGCCCTCTCCCCCGGCAAGTTCGTGCTCGACGGAGAGATCGTGATCCCCGCGGGAGACGGGCTCTCGTTCGACGACCTGCTCCTCCGGATCCACCCCGCCGAGAGCCGTATCCGCCGGCTCGCGAAAGAGACGCCCGCGGCGCTGATCGTCTTCGACCTCCTCGTCGGGGAGGACGGCGCCTCGCTCGTCGACCGGCCGCTGAAGGATCGGCGGCGCCGCCTCGAATCGTTCGCGAAGAAGAATTTCCGGCGAGGGAAAGGACTTTTCCTGTCTCCCGCGACGCGGGACGCGAAGCGGGCGAAGGAATGGTTCCGGATGGTCGGAGGCGGGCTCGACGGCGTCGTCGCGAAGGCGATCGACGTCGAATACCGCTCGGGGGAGCGGAGCGGCATGCAGAAGATCAAGAGCCTTCGGACCGCCGACTGCGTCGTCGGCGGGTTCCGCTACGCTTCGAAGGGGCGCGAGGTGGGATCGCTGCTGCTCGGGCTCTATGACGACGATGGAAAGCTCCACCACGTCGGATTCACCTCCGGCCTGAAAGGGGACCGGGCCGATCTCACGAAGCTCCTCGAGAGGCTCGTCCGGCCTCCCGGATTCACCGGGCGCGCGCCCGGAGGTCCGAGCCGATGGAGCACGGAGCGGAGCGCGGACTGGAAACCGCTCCAGCCGAAACTGGTCGTCGAGGTCCGGTACGACGCGTTTTCGGGAGGCCGGTTCCGCCACGGCACGAAGCTGCTTCGGTGGAGACCCGACAAGGCGCCGAAGCAGTGCACGATGAAGCAGGTTCGGCTCGAGTCCCGCTCCGCCTCCTTATTGCTCTAG
- the ligD gene encoding non-homologous end-joining DNA ligase, with translation MKRPALPEIPADRDEAEIAIGRRRVKLTNLRKVFWPEFGVTKGDLLRYYAAISPWLLPHVADRAMVMKRYPHGAGGEFFFMKRAPSPRPDWIRTCAIEHASGNVIDFPVVDDLASLLWVINLGCIDLNPWYARCDDVNRPDYVHFDLDPVKGGSFSQVRETARAVDAALTALRMPALAKTTGSRGIHVYVPIVRGPTQKEVWGFAKRFAQEIAARHPKLATAEYRIAKRPARRVLVDYNQNAWGRTLASIYSVRPTPRAAVSTPVTWEEVERGIAIEDFRIDNVVARVRGTGDLWAPLLAKKGRFRLEEYL, from the coding sequence CTCCGGAAGGTCTTCTGGCCCGAGTTCGGCGTGACGAAAGGAGACCTCCTCCGCTATTACGCCGCGATCTCCCCCTGGCTCCTCCCGCACGTCGCGGACCGCGCGATGGTCATGAAGCGGTATCCGCACGGCGCGGGCGGCGAGTTCTTCTTCATGAAGCGGGCGCCGTCGCCGCGGCCCGATTGGATCCGGACGTGCGCGATCGAGCATGCCTCGGGAAACGTGATCGATTTCCCCGTGGTCGACGATCTCGCCTCGCTCCTCTGGGTGATCAACCTCGGCTGCATCGACCTGAATCCCTGGTACGCGCGGTGCGACGACGTGAATCGGCCCGACTACGTCCACTTCGACCTGGATCCGGTCAAGGGAGGCTCCTTCTCGCAGGTGCGCGAAACCGCGCGCGCGGTCGACGCCGCCCTCACGGCTCTGCGGATGCCGGCACTGGCGAAGACCACGGGGTCGCGGGGCATCCACGTGTACGTGCCGATCGTGCGGGGGCCGACCCAGAAGGAGGTCTGGGGGTTCGCGAAACGGTTCGCGCAGGAGATCGCGGCCCGGCATCCGAAGCTCGCGACCGCCGAATACCGGATCGCGAAACGCCCGGCTCGGCGCGTCCTCGTCGACTACAACCAGAACGCGTGGGGCCGTACGCTGGCCTCCATCTACTCCGTCCGCCCGACCCCGAGGGCGGCGGTCTCGACGCCGGTGACGTGGGAGGAGGTCGAGAGGGGCATCGCGATCGAGGACTTCCGCATCGACAACGTCGTCGCCCGCGTACGCGGGACGGGCGATCTCTGGGCGCCGCTCCTCGCGAAGAAGGGGCGGTTCCGGCTGGAGGAGTACCTGTGA